One Mycoplasmoides pneumoniae FH genomic region harbors:
- a CDS encoding DUF31 family protein, which produces MWVALKRFCFLSGLLALTVLSACSAFRKPDKFEGYYINNIPGSAEIDHANYDLTFSLGFFNRIEKTEKDKSQIDFGSIHGTGWLIDWKEVDKKDKKANKFTVYLATNLHVIQALKNREDHPPYNQFDINFVRTVDFRIGKYTDVKQFVAPSKLGLPNSTQAFVAAQPTVLPKTAFIAHDFVNYTLSKDQKNKKQREQQWKVQIKPNKDEVHPYADFAVLELPLFLNNSSDRQIFDHFIQPAIRAYKQLGDSLNIFAYPTLDQFKHSHYYVLGYPYIAKKLPTLFVNQTGKEKTVPGETAQIPNDQPFVSTINEEGPHLGRIKSDKFNGGTWAWNHDNTKNFPFNRQFRGKEYQMYGKGIGITNGSLSRGASGSLVLNNKRQIVAIYFASRITETQEWGLAQLLRWKPRSVLNEEKDSVAYDLIFGNSNTKKYYAQFAKKITLTFMGKLNLRETLV; this is translated from the coding sequence ATGTGAGTTGCGCTCAAGCGTTTTTGTTTTCTTAGTGGATTATTGGCACTAACTGTTTTAAGTGCTTGTTCAGCCTTTCGAAAACCTGATAAATTCGAAGGGTATTACATTAACAATATTCCTGGTAGTGCAGAAATCGATCATGCCAACTATGATTTAACCTTTTCTTTAGGTTTTTTTAACAGAATTGAAAAAACCGAGAAAGATAAAAGTCAAATAGATTTTGGTTCCATTCACGGAACGGGTTGGTTAATTGACTGGAAGGAAGTTGACAAGAAAGATAAAAAAGCTAATAAATTTACTGTTTACTTAGCTACTAATTTACACGTCATACAGGCCTTAAAAAACCGAGAAGATCATCCGCCTTACAACCAATTTGATATCAATTTTGTGCGAACCGTTGATTTTAGAATTGGCAAATACACTGATGTTAAACAATTTGTCGCACCAAGCAAATTAGGCTTACCCAACTCTACCCAAGCTTTTGTAGCAGCACAACCAACGGTACTTCCTAAAACTGCTTTCATTGCACATGACTTTGTGAACTACACTTTATCCAAAGATCAAAAGAATAAAAAACAAAGAGAACAGCAATGAAAGGTACAAATTAAGCCAAATAAAGATGAAGTTCATCCTTATGCTGACTTTGCGGTATTAGAACTACCTTTATTTCTCAATAATTCATCTGACCGACAAATTTTTGATCATTTCATCCAACCAGCAATTAGAGCTTACAAACAGTTAGGTGATAGCTTAAACATTTTTGCCTACCCAACTTTAGACCAGTTTAAACATAGTCATTATTATGTACTGGGCTATCCTTACATAGCGAAAAAGCTGCCAACTTTATTTGTAAACCAAACCGGGAAAGAAAAAACAGTGCCTGGTGAAACAGCCCAAATACCCAATGATCAGCCCTTTGTTTCCACAATTAACGAAGAAGGACCGCATTTGGGTAGGATTAAAAGTGACAAGTTTAATGGTGGCACCTGGGCTTGAAACCATGATAACACCAAGAACTTTCCGTTTAATCGCCAGTTTCGTGGCAAAGAATACCAAATGTATGGCAAGGGAATTGGGATCACTAATGGTAGTTTAAGTCGTGGCGCTTCGGGTTCCTTAGTCTTAAATAACAAGCGACAGATTGTGGCCATTTACTTTGCTAGTAGAATCACTGAAACACAAGAATGGGGTCTAGCGCAGCTGTTACGCTGAAAACCGCGAAGTGTTCTTAATGAAGAAAAAGACAGTGTTGCTTACGATTTAATCTTTGGTAATAGCAATACCAAAAAATACTATGCCCAGTTTGCAAAAAAAATAACACTCACTTTTATGGGCAAATTAAATCTGCGCGAGACCCTAGTTTAA
- a CDS encoding MPN579 family protein, which yields MENKEQNNTDQLQTGDLNKARKLHKCYLWLFVVSLIIWLGFISLFFLYYLPISLVIALVVIAFIFVLVFLGFLETWRKNINQEEEFLRLEGLLITSPTDTQSAIHKDNQ from the coding sequence ATGGAGAACAAAGAACAAAATAATACTGATCAACTTCAAACTGGTGATCTCAATAAAGCGCGAAAATTACACAAGTGTTATTTGTGATTGTTTGTTGTGTCGTTAATTATCTGACTCGGTTTTATTTCACTGTTTTTTCTATATTATCTGCCAATTAGCCTTGTTATTGCCCTAGTTGTTATTGCCTTTATCTTTGTCTTAGTCTTTTTGGGATTCTTGGAAACATGGCGCAAAAACATTAACCAAGAAGAAGAGTTTTTGCGGCTTGAAGGCCTTTTGATCACAAGTCCAACTGATACTCAATCAGCAATCCACAAAGATAACCAATAG
- a CDS encoding DUF31 family protein produces MQLEKVPRAEYQTKWATNTVPKPTDFYHQLYNLSFSLTLTSQRWNTYGTGWLIDWKDTSTNENKFTAYLATNFHVADTLKNPHDYPPYNQVDNTQDLTTSFRIGKYTDPSLFGLYTNVKHAFVDVQLAALPKMAYAAVDFVDYRFDNKHWKSLNEICPEVGLKPYADFAVLEVPLYLNNKLDYQVWENFIKPAIATYKALGDSTNLFASTSSSDLQNDTYFALGYPLLESNIDAIHFNQTGATLTSVPVKDRIKVKNQSFWTLNK; encoded by the coding sequence GTGCAATTAGAAAAGGTACCGCGCGCTGAATACCAAACAAAGTGGGCTACTAATACCGTTCCCAAACCAACTGACTTTTACCACCAGCTTTATAACTTAAGCTTTTCGTTAACTTTAACGTCACAACGGTGAAATACTTACGGGACTGGTTGGTTAATTGATTGAAAGGATACTAGTACAAACGAAAATAAGTTCACTGCCTATTTAGCGACTAACTTCCATGTCGCTGACACTTTAAAGAACCCGCACGACTACCCGCCTTATAACCAAGTCGATAATACCCAAGATTTAACCACTAGTTTTCGAATTGGTAAATACACTGATCCCAGTTTATTTGGTCTGTACACGAATGTCAAACACGCATTTGTTGATGTCCAACTAGCAGCTTTACCAAAGATGGCTTATGCAGCGGTGGACTTTGTTGATTATCGGTTTGACAATAAACATTGGAAATCCTTAAATGAAATTTGTCCGGAAGTTGGTTTAAAACCTTATGCTGATTTTGCCGTGTTAGAAGTACCCTTGTACTTAAACAACAAGTTGGATTACCAAGTATGGGAAAACTTTATCAAACCCGCCATTGCTACCTATAAGGCCTTAGGTGATAGTACAAACTTGTTTGCAAGTACGTCATCTTCTGATTTACAAAATGACACCTATTTTGCTCTCGGTTATCCCTTACTAGAGAGTAACATTGATGCGATTCACTTTAACCAAACAGGTGCCACTTTAACTAGTGTTCCGGTTAAAGACCGCATTAAAGTTAAAAACCAAAGCTTCTGAACTTTGAACAAATAG
- a CDS encoding DUF31 family putative serine protease — MTAQYYQLDEKFNQQTYEQYGKGLALNDLYIRRGASGSLVFNQDQQISGIFFAVASHSDPKPGEKTLVQLLRLPVDESTTATVKDNCVPYDLIFGNRNTTHYYTQFAKQHHTHLYEQIQQSNDQLIKFIDRENVSCSMVS, encoded by the coding sequence ATGACCGCCCAGTATTACCAACTAGACGAAAAGTTTAATCAGCAAACCTATGAACAGTATGGTAAAGGCTTAGCCTTAAATGATTTGTATATCCGCAGGGGCGCTTCTGGTAGTTTAGTCTTCAATCAGGATCAACAAATATCAGGCATCTTTTTTGCAGTAGCTAGTCATTCCGACCCTAAACCTGGTGAAAAAACTCTGGTACAACTGTTACGCTTGCCAGTTGATGAAAGTACTACAGCGACGGTAAAGGACAACTGTGTGCCCTATGATTTAATCTTTGGCAACCGCAATACTACCCATTACTATACCCAATTTGCCAAGCAACACCACACCCATTTGTATGAGCAAATTCAACAAAGTAATGACCAGTTAATTAAGTTTATTGATCGCGAAAATGTGTCCTGTTCAATGGTTTCGTAA